One genomic region from Candidatus Mesenet endosymbiont of Agriotes lineatus encodes:
- a CDS encoding protein-disulfide reductase DsbD family protein — MSFINAIVFAFFGGIILNCMPCVFPVLSLKFLSILKKAKGPSSLTIRIEGIAYTIGVLLSMFILAILLLILRSMGNSVGWGYQMQSPIFILVLLYLMFLIGLSFSGFYDIPSILPNFGSKYTNQSSYIGSFCTGVLAILVATPCSAPFMASAIGFALTQPTLYFSLIFQALGLGIAFPYLFISFFPTILKFLPKPGQWMETVKQFLAFPMYLSSIWLFWVLVKESNVNIILPALTGLLLLVFSIWVLTKLSSRIYIIMLLIFLNLLPFAIVKNMAHVQDNKIFSVDALTSLVQNGHNVLVAVGADWCMTCKINEHLLASKDVQTLFKSKNVLYMKLDWTKKDEKITKYLLKFKRGGVPLYVLYFHNKEGKVLPQILNKKALVSELQ; from the coding sequence ATGAGTTTCATTAATGCCATAGTTTTTGCATTTTTTGGTGGTATTATTCTAAATTGTATGCCATGTGTTTTCCCTGTTCTTTCACTAAAATTTCTTTCAATTTTAAAAAAAGCTAAAGGTCCTAGTAGCCTTACAATAAGAATTGAAGGGATTGCCTATACTATTGGTGTGCTGCTTAGCATGTTTATATTAGCAATTTTGTTATTAATACTGCGTAGCATGGGTAATTCAGTAGGCTGGGGATATCAAATGCAGTCTCCTATATTCATATTAGTACTGCTATACCTTATGTTTTTAATAGGATTATCCTTTTCTGGGTTTTATGACATTCCCTCTATTTTACCTAACTTTGGCAGCAAATACACAAATCAATCAAGTTACATTGGCAGTTTTTGCACTGGGGTACTTGCAATTTTAGTTGCAACTCCATGTTCTGCACCATTTATGGCATCTGCTATAGGTTTTGCGTTAACTCAACCAACTTTATACTTTTCGCTTATTTTTCAAGCATTAGGACTTGGTATAGCTTTTCCTTATCTTTTCATATCATTCTTTCCCACTATTCTTAAATTCTTGCCAAAACCAGGGCAATGGATGGAGACTGTTAAACAATTTCTAGCTTTTCCAATGTATCTCTCAAGCATCTGGTTGTTTTGGGTACTGGTTAAGGAGTCAAATGTTAACATTATACTGCCCGCACTAACAGGACTTTTACTTCTAGTTTTTAGTATTTGGGTACTTACTAAATTAAGTTCGAGAATTTATATAATTATGCTTCTAATCTTTCTGAATTTGCTTCCGTTTGCCATAGTAAAAAATATGGCACATGTACAAGATAATAAAATTTTCTCTGTAGATGCACTTACAAGCCTAGTTCAAAATGGACATAATGTTTTAGTTGCAGTAGGTGCTGATTGGTGTATGACATGTAAGATTAATGAGCATTTGCTAGCATCAAAGGATGTGCAAACCCTTTTCAAAAGCAAAAATGTTCTATATATGAAGTTAGATTGGACAAAAAAAGATGAAAAAATTACTAAATATCTACTAAAGTTCAAAAGGGGTGGGGTGCCTCTGTATGTATTATATTTTCATAATAAAGAAGGAAAAGTTCTACCACAAATTCTCAATAAAAAAGCACTGGTATCTGAATTACAATGA
- the lipA gene encoding lipoyl synthase, whose amino-acid sequence MKSKPEWLRVKAPSGGVFNETLNIVKLYNLHTVCEEAACPNIGECWNKRHATVMILGSVCTRACAFCNVATGTPDKLDPHEPENLAIAVKKLGLKHVVITSVDRDDLPDGGAEQFIRCIEEIRKINSSTTVEILTPDFLNKEGVIEKIAKVSPDVYNHNVETVPRLYAKIRPRARYFHSLFLLKKVKQNNYDIFTKSGLMVGLGETKEEILQVMDDLRAADVDFITIGQYLRPTPKHAKVDRYVTPEEFEYYKYAAYSKGFQMVSSSPLTRSSYHAEEDFNRLKAAKKFAL is encoded by the coding sequence ATGAAAAGTAAGCCTGAGTGGTTAAGGGTTAAAGCTCCATCTGGTGGTGTTTTTAATGAAACTTTAAATATAGTTAAGTTATATAATTTACATACAGTATGTGAAGAAGCAGCATGTCCCAATATTGGAGAATGTTGGAATAAGCGTCATGCAACAGTGATGATTTTAGGATCAGTGTGTACGCGTGCTTGTGCATTTTGTAATGTTGCAACAGGAACTCCTGATAAGCTTGATCCTCATGAGCCAGAAAATTTGGCAATCGCTGTAAAAAAATTAGGTTTAAAGCATGTTGTAATTACTTCTGTTGACAGGGATGATCTTCCAGATGGTGGAGCTGAGCAATTTATCAGATGCATAGAGGAAATAAGAAAAATTAATTCCAGTACAACAGTGGAAATTTTAACACCAGACTTTTTAAATAAAGAAGGGGTAATTGAAAAAATAGCAAAAGTAAGCCCAGATGTTTATAATCATAACGTCGAAACGGTGCCTAGATTATACGCTAAAATTAGACCACGTGCTCGCTATTTTCATTCTTTGTTTTTACTTAAAAAAGTTAAGCAAAATAATTATGATATTTTTACTAAATCTGGGCTTATGGTTGGTCTTGGGGAGACAAAAGAAGAAATACTGCAGGTTATGGATGACTTGCGTGCAGCTGATGTAGATTTTATCACAATTGGACAATATCTCAGGCCTACACCTAAGCATGCCAAAGTTGATCGCTATGTTACTCCAGAAGAATTTGAATACTATAAATACGCAGCTTATTCCAAGGGATTTCAAATGGTATCATCAAGCCCTTTAACTAGATCCTCATATCATGCCGAAGAAGATTTTAATAGACTAAAAGCTGCTAAAAAATTCGCTTTATAG
- a CDS encoding IS630 family transposase, translating to MNLALMITHLCIWMGCKRLFADRPEFKRKRISIIGALNQGRIVAPMIFESYCNSEIFEAYVENTLVPVLKPGQTIIMDNASFHKSIKIRELIENSGCKLMFLPPYSPDLNPIEHIWFTIKHAVRKTLPTFWPNINDAIDFIFQKSGNWVSYTLNQTYCESCVYK from the coding sequence ATGAATCTGGCATTGATGATAACGCATTTATGCATATGGATGGGCTGCAAAAGGTTATTTGCTGATAGGCCTGAATTCAAAAGAAAAAGAATTAGTATTATTGGAGCATTGAATCAGGGAAGGATTGTAGCGCCAATGATATTTGAAAGTTACTGTAACAGTGAAATTTTTGAAGCCTATGTCGAGAATACTCTTGTTCCAGTATTAAAGCCAGGACAAACTATAATTATGGATAATGCAAGCTTTCATAAATCCATAAAAATAAGAGAATTAATAGAAAATTCTGGCTGTAAATTAATGTTTTTACCGCCATATTCCCCTGATTTAAATCCTATTGAACATATTTGGTTTACCATTAAACACGCTGTGAGAAAAACACTACCAACCTTTTGGCCAAACATTAACGATGCTATTGATTTTATATTCCAAAAATCCGGGAATTGGGTTAGTTATACTTTAAATCAAACGTACTGTGAGAGCTGTGTTTATAAATAA
- a CDS encoding DEAD/DEAH box helicase family protein: protein MSDSAINIQKLNPDVEGILSAAQSLFSDLREKDSNGVIEEIKELDQKLYPIQKSVLSKMLEHIRDSKNPNMLLDIATGFGKSFIQISFAGILENTKTDYRIVVPDNLILQFENDVDKLFSSKTAEQIKSKIKGHKEFFIENWQKTQQLPKSTFLMIDEVDSATTEDLCRLRFKSLENEYPCVSLSATSQEWLYRSIKEAQGKVISISLEEKIREMGIIPAHSINATASSVMKRTNKRSGFLPYACIIVTSYLLTLLFKIYLNSYTIEGFTHLSTLYNFYNFYLNTFIYHPVIGQISLIIIALPIISLVNLVVNKMADRDISGRFIANLADTKASSPAHEDVYKTEETFIYKKTDSGYKDTNIQSPRGKKSLVLACNYDVIRNLSFIYRDEKNEIYKNGKLLSLSKAHDQYKLGKDFGEKYDFSYKESQRNYCVVQLKEEIRKNNRHIKRDQIDKIDFSDTSTYSEYRVMHGIINSTLLALLQECYDDQGNKKYDNVIALKKAREERPDELYKDVKNALKDDKINEENIIKHLKDKGFQGDLLAEMTESIECVVGALNTNLYSIVKNWELDRRLHNMMKVGDEYQVLDDLCDEFKRMTKSTPGSFGFSTRLKSKYTKFHDLSNDYFDDIYKTQLEQYLKKEFGLEISESIVEKIYSLLQSQDYPALALLLKEHNFIEKINVNKDKFPLYKLREICKKNKIIFDNLSNLKINGPFIGFDEEKKPIAYRYTSEEVTKLFTEGWIGTLVDPSKSIGFSDPTLQNVAMLINESDDEINNPDKICQSYGRNRGLDTTQQPFFRMITRQGVKLCFDVEKLMARDVTLLLFKARKKYNKELLKTINAEISEEIIQYISNYVDNRKEIDNKLRDEDKEFINDFIIKKLVDLDNRNDHDWEKTKKESRRILKNVKKNLTSYEKNIKNQGKPSVLYAVPYYIAYIFSKILYYPWTVPSYLVCFLGTIGKNKIIDGVASAEATYVHIIKNYTFANSIENRKIIEKLLELSQDKDDLFNKLLDSSICKKALKNIILPLQDEYILTILNSIYPSENNDDKVKKIRSLFDKIKNKEEIKTDSDTINYILEISREIVAAQAWYHDSSSIVDVELPKLKNDNEIFYIRNVGNAGKFFSSFFYHSDGKFSLNNEEGKEYRKSYGNSGLQTFIFFIKWFPLLVVFPQVPYLCTANVKIASAVSTIIICIPLMAFVFGCPEKFRSIIFNKQISACNELEFIANKEKVPFIKEASNIIEDGIRSRLKNIEPLTKDDIENGNGEHTNPINVYFAEQKSHLVTPI, encoded by the coding sequence ATGTCAGATTCAGCCATAAATATACAAAAGCTAAACCCAGATGTAGAGGGCATTTTAAGTGCTGCACAGTCATTATTTTCTGATCTTAGAGAAAAAGATAGTAATGGTGTCATTGAAGAGATTAAAGAGTTAGATCAAAAATTATATCCAATTCAAAAGAGCGTTTTGAGCAAAATGCTAGAGCATATAAGAGATAGTAAAAATCCTAACATGCTACTTGACATAGCTACGGGGTTTGGTAAGTCATTTATTCAAATATCATTCGCTGGTATCTTAGAGAATACTAAAACTGATTATAGGATAGTGGTTCCTGATAATTTAATATTGCAGTTTGAAAATGATGTTGACAAGCTCTTTTCTAGCAAAACTGCTGAACAAATAAAAAGTAAAATAAAAGGACACAAAGAATTCTTTATAGAAAACTGGCAAAAAACACAACAGCTTCCAAAATCGACATTTTTGATGATTGATGAAGTAGATTCGGCAACAACAGAAGATCTATGTAGATTGCGCTTTAAATCTTTAGAAAATGAGTATCCATGTGTAAGTCTTAGTGCAACATCACAAGAGTGGTTGTATAGGAGCATTAAGGAGGCTCAAGGCAAGGTTATCAGTATTTCTTTAGAAGAAAAAATAAGGGAGATGGGAATTATCCCAGCACATTCGATAAATGCTACGGCAAGTAGCGTTATGAAAAGGACTAATAAAAGATCTGGTTTCCTGCCATATGCTTGCATTATAGTAACATCATATCTGTTAACTTTATTATTTAAAATCTATTTGAATTCTTATACTATAGAAGGTTTTACTCATTTATCTACCTTATACAATTTTTATAATTTTTATCTTAATACATTTATATATCACCCTGTCATAGGACAGATATCACTTATTATCATTGCTTTGCCTATTATATCGCTTGTTAACCTAGTAGTGAATAAAATGGCTGATAGGGATATATCTGGTAGATTTATAGCAAATTTGGCAGATACAAAAGCTTCTAGTCCAGCTCATGAAGACGTTTATAAAACTGAAGAGACTTTCATATATAAGAAAACGGATTCTGGATATAAGGATACAAACATTCAAAGCCCTAGAGGAAAAAAATCTTTAGTTTTGGCGTGCAACTATGATGTGATTAGAAATTTAAGTTTCATCTATCGAGATGAAAAAAATGAAATATATAAAAATGGTAAGTTATTGAGTTTAAGTAAGGCTCACGACCAATATAAGTTAGGAAAAGATTTCGGTGAAAAATATGATTTCTCTTATAAAGAATCGCAGAGAAATTATTGTGTAGTGCAGCTTAAAGAAGAAATAAGAAAAAATAATCGTCACATAAAAAGAGATCAGATAGATAAAATAGATTTTAGTGATACTTCAACTTACTCAGAATATAGAGTAATGCATGGCATAATCAATAGTACCCTTTTAGCGTTATTACAAGAGTGTTATGACGATCAAGGCAACAAAAAATATGACAACGTTATTGCGCTGAAGAAAGCAAGAGAAGAAAGACCAGATGAGCTATATAAAGACGTAAAAAATGCACTTAAAGATGATAAAATAAATGAAGAAAATATAATAAAACATCTTAAAGACAAGGGGTTTCAAGGTGACCTACTTGCTGAAATGACAGAGAGCATTGAGTGTGTAGTGGGAGCTTTAAATACAAACTTGTATTCCATAGTAAAAAATTGGGAACTTGATAGAAGACTCCATAATATGATGAAAGTAGGAGATGAATATCAAGTATTAGATGATTTATGTGATGAGTTTAAAAGAATGACGAAAAGTACACCTGGTTCTTTTGGTTTTTCAACTCGACTAAAAAGCAAGTATACTAAATTCCATGATCTTTCCAATGACTATTTTGATGACATATACAAAACTCAACTAGAGCAGTATTTAAAAAAGGAATTTGGGTTAGAAATTAGTGAATCCATAGTAGAAAAGATATATAGTTTGCTGCAATCTCAAGATTATCCAGCTCTAGCCCTACTATTAAAAGAGCACAATTTTATAGAAAAGATAAATGTAAATAAAGATAAATTCCCTTTATATAAACTAAGAGAAATATGTAAAAAAAACAAGATTATTTTTGATAATTTAAGCAACTTAAAAATAAATGGGCCATTTATTGGCTTTGATGAAGAGAAAAAACCTATAGCATATCGATACACGTCAGAAGAAGTGACTAAGTTATTTACTGAAGGCTGGATAGGCACACTTGTGGATCCATCAAAGTCTATAGGGTTTAGTGATCCTACTCTACAAAATGTCGCTATGCTCATAAATGAAAGCGACGATGAAATTAATAATCCAGACAAGATTTGCCAAAGCTATGGTAGAAATAGAGGATTAGATACAACTCAACAACCGTTTTTTAGAATGATCACACGTCAAGGCGTAAAATTGTGCTTTGACGTAGAAAAATTGATGGCAAGAGACGTTACTTTACTGCTATTTAAGGCTAGAAAAAAATACAATAAAGAACTCTTAAAAACAATCAATGCAGAAATTTCAGAAGAAATAATTCAGTATATCAGTAATTATGTAGATAATAGAAAAGAAATAGATAATAAACTTCGTGATGAAGATAAAGAATTCATTAATGATTTTATAATAAAAAAGCTTGTAGATTTAGACAACAGAAATGATCACGATTGGGAAAAGACAAAAAAAGAGTCTCGTCGCATTTTAAAAAATGTGAAGAAAAATCTCACTTCTTATGAAAAAAATATAAAAAACCAAGGTAAACCAAGCGTATTATATGCAGTTCCATATTATATTGCTTATATCTTTAGTAAGATCCTCTACTATCCGTGGACCGTGCCTAGCTATTTAGTGTGCTTCCTTGGAACAATCGGTAAAAATAAAATAATAGATGGTGTTGCAAGTGCAGAGGCAACATATGTTCATATAATTAAAAATTACACCTTTGCAAACAGTATTGAAAACCGAAAGATAATAGAGAAGCTTTTAGAATTATCACAAGATAAAGATGATTTGTTCAACAAACTTCTAGATAGCTCAATATGTAAAAAAGCGCTTAAGAACATTATTTTACCGCTACAGGATGAGTATATTTTAACAATATTAAATTCTATTTATCCAAGTGAGAACAATGATGACAAAGTAAAGAAAATACGATCGCTTTTTGATAAGATAAAAAATAAAGAAGAAATAAAAACTGATAGCGACACAATTAATTACATATTAGAAATCAGCAGAGAAATTGTAGCTGCTCAAGCTTGGTATCACGACTCTAGTAGTATAGTTGATGTTGAGCTGCCAAAGTTAAAGAATGACAATGAGATATTTTATATTAGAAATGTCGGTAATGCAGGGAAATTTTTTTCGAGTTTCTTTTACCATAGCGATGGAAAGTTTAGTTTAAATAATGAAGAAGGGAAAGAGTATAGAAAAAGTTATGGTAATTCAGGATTACAAACATTTATATTTTTCATAAAATGGTTTCCACTACTTGTAGTCTTTCCACAGGTTCCATATTTGTGTACGGCTAATGTAAAAATAGCGTCAGCTGTAAGTACCATTATAATCTGTATTCCACTGATGGCTTTTGTCTTTGGTTGTCCAGAAAAATTTAGATCTATTATTTTCAATAAACAAATTTCTGCTTGTAATGAACTAGAATTTATTGCAAATAAGGAGAAAGTTCCATTTATAAAAGAAGCATCTAATATAATTGAAGATGGAATTCGTTCTCGATTGAAGAACATTGAACCACTTACTAAAGATGATATTGAGAACGGAAATGGTGAACACACAAATCCTATAAATGTGTATTTTGCAGAGCAAAAAAGTCACTTAGTAACGCCAATATAA
- a CDS encoding ankyrin repeat domain-containing protein, whose translation MAVEESSLSRDDIPEDLWEEQIAKWSSEELKLTKNQRKLNSKFLNKLKNLRLYLGVYDFNTDFEYDRPGAAELKKFLEDYENDQDLKVVFDLKRGESKTTVLHEVVNFNIDVLDLLLKAGANPNVQDKDGKTPLHYAAEDYCIEALRTLLDKENIDVNVQDQYGKTPLHYVADNSGSHECDESISCLLEQGARVDIQDNYGNTPLHYAADRGYVDGIELLIEKNQGINLINKDKNTALHLALYNKDVRISECILDEKYRDVEVNISNRKGWTPLLLAALLNSTPVTRKILERGANIKYTDSEGNSALHYAACNSHTGDNLKTTKCDLLSPDNDPLNSNSNDYSEDTAVKNVNELIAAGIDVNICNKNGNTSLFFAVEDIKPEVVKQLLRQGANVEAGDRYGYTALHYAVKIRSLRMLKILLPHQVDSDGIESDEEIDGEKAKILLSEAVDKKGNTLLHHAVKLGCSREMLNFLVKNGIDINEKNKNGVAPIHIAAKYGHEHLMDFFIENKADINVQCGNFVESEIESAKEKFINMQDGSADESSVIYIKNDAKYKKATPMSIATSNSHKDAVKKLLLQGAKPSIGNDKGWTPIHIAIRKAFDKNCEEEEREKAYQIIEKLAVFSNIEYFRPKDLINKMIAKTKEVLTGGTKGLPNIIQMANEDRRIRDIIESALKSRENNQPSTAPIDEYAPSAPLDDSFYDKLGSYVEEIPDLYPDFVQEFDQALEENTNVDITWPSEQKNIEEIPDSKSDKFLDRMAKDIVELNKAVNEALELGIKIKHGFVDSVMAEVEQLNGVKENPKIASDIICKLISKGADISKYQKMNEELEVLLRNHKVKMQKAYSEFSSLTRDLYDVATKATYKGEVSHVEIDNTTFYLEYLPNSIIDTAKIIDGTKNLGLNQGNIMLGGNIIKIGSSEVEIEIRDKVRNYTNLSNNSNIMLTFCTSLGELKVKLCHNVQNEDVIEIKVCDREKFEQLVSSQEEIGKNCLLGGLTVCDAIKKGYFTRPENSEIIQDISQDTEERMDCIAQGNNKVNTKNIWQNMLETKRESSCERGM comes from the coding sequence ATGGCTGTGGAGGAAAGTTCTTTAAGTAGAGATGACATACCGGAAGATTTATGGGAAGAGCAAATAGCTAAGTGGTCTAGTGAAGAGCTAAAACTAACAAAGAATCAAAGAAAATTAAATAGTAAATTTTTAAATAAATTGAAGAATTTAAGATTGTATTTAGGAGTTTATGATTTTAACACAGACTTTGAATATGACCGTCCTGGTGCTGCAGAACTTAAGAAATTTTTAGAAGATTATGAGAATGATCAAGATTTAAAAGTAGTATTTGATCTTAAAAGGGGAGAATCAAAAACAACAGTACTACATGAAGTTGTCAACTTTAATATTGATGTCCTAGATCTATTATTGAAAGCTGGTGCTAATCCAAATGTGCAAGACAAAGATGGAAAAACACCACTGCATTATGCTGCTGAAGATTATTGTATAGAGGCTCTAAGAACTCTTTTAGATAAAGAGAATATTGATGTCAATGTACAAGATCAGTACGGAAAAACACCACTGCATTATGTTGCCGATAATAGCGGCTCCCATGAATGTGATGAGAGTATAAGTTGTCTTTTGGAGCAAGGAGCAAGAGTTGATATTCAAGATAATTATGGCAATACACCACTACATTACGCAGCTGATCGTGGATATGTTGATGGAATAGAGTTACTTATAGAAAAAAATCAAGGAATTAATCTTATAAATAAGGATAAAAATACAGCATTACATCTTGCTCTCTATAATAAAGATGTGCGGATTTCAGAATGTATTTTAGATGAAAAATATAGAGATGTAGAAGTAAATATAAGCAATAGAAAGGGATGGACACCACTGTTACTTGCTGCTCTACTAAATTCTACGCCAGTAACTCGTAAAATATTAGAAAGAGGAGCAAATATAAAATATACAGATAGCGAAGGTAATAGCGCTCTACATTATGCTGCATGTAATAGCCATACAGGAGATAATCTAAAAACTACAAAATGTGATTTACTTTCGCCAGATAATGATCCGTTAAATAGCAACAGTAATGATTATTCTGAAGATACAGCGGTGAAAAATGTAAATGAGCTTATCGCTGCAGGTATAGATGTTAATATTTGTAATAAAAATGGTAACACATCGTTGTTTTTTGCTGTTGAAGATATAAAGCCTGAAGTGGTCAAACAGCTTTTACGGCAAGGAGCAAATGTAGAAGCAGGGGATAGATATGGCTATACAGCACTTCATTATGCAGTAAAAATAAGAAGTTTAAGAATGTTAAAAATACTGCTTCCTCATCAGGTAGATAGTGATGGAATTGAGAGTGATGAAGAGATAGATGGTGAAAAAGCTAAAATTCTGCTTTCTGAGGCTGTGGATAAAAAAGGAAATACACTTTTGCATCACGCAGTTAAACTAGGATGTAGTAGGGAAATGCTTAACTTTCTTGTAAAGAATGGGATAGATATTAATGAAAAAAATAAAAATGGAGTAGCACCAATTCATATAGCTGCTAAATATGGGCATGAGCATCTTATGGATTTTTTTATAGAAAACAAAGCAGATATTAATGTTCAATGTGGAAATTTTGTAGAATCGGAAATTGAATCTGCAAAAGAAAAGTTTATTAACATGCAAGATGGCAGTGCTGATGAAAGCAGTGTTATATATATTAAAAATGATGCTAAGTACAAAAAAGCAACACCCATGTCAATAGCCACTAGCAATAGTCATAAAGATGCTGTGAAAAAGTTATTGTTGCAAGGAGCAAAGCCAAGTATTGGTAATGATAAGGGTTGGACACCTATACATATAGCGATTAGAAAAGCATTTGATAAGAATTGTGAAGAAGAAGAAAGAGAAAAAGCATATCAAATTATAGAAAAGCTAGCAGTATTTTCTAATATTGAATATTTTAGACCAAAGGATCTCATTAATAAAATGATTGCAAAAACAAAAGAGGTATTGACTGGTGGGACCAAAGGGCTACCAAACATTATACAAATGGCAAATGAAGATAGAAGAATTAGAGATATAATAGAAAGTGCTTTAAAAAGCAGAGAAAACAACCAACCATCAACTGCTCCAATAGATGAATATGCGCCTAGTGCTCCACTTGATGATAGTTTTTATGATAAGTTAGGATCTTATGTTGAAGAAATACCTGATCTTTATCCCGATTTTGTACAGGAATTTGATCAAGCACTAGAAGAAAACACTAATGTAGATATTACATGGCCTTCTGAACAAAAAAATATAGAAGAAATACCTGATAGCAAATCAGATAAGTTTTTAGATAGAATGGCTAAGGATATCGTAGAACTAAATAAAGCTGTAAATGAAGCGTTAGAGTTGGGAATAAAAATAAAACATGGTTTTGTCGATTCAGTTATGGCAGAAGTTGAACAATTGAATGGAGTAAAGGAAAACCCTAAAATTGCAAGTGATATAATTTGTAAGCTGATATCAAAAGGAGCAGATATTAGTAAATATCAGAAAATGAATGAAGAGTTGGAAGTATTATTAAGAAATCACAAGGTTAAAATGCAAAAGGCTTACTCTGAATTTTCTAGCCTGACTAGAGATTTATATGATGTAGCAACAAAAGCGACATACAAAGGTGAAGTAAGCCACGTAGAGATAGACAATACTACTTTTTATCTGGAATATTTACCAAACAGTATAATAGATACTGCTAAAATTATAGATGGAACAAAGAATTTAGGGTTAAACCAAGGGAATATAATGCTTGGTGGTAATATAATTAAAATAGGCAGTAGTGAAGTAGAAATTGAGATAAGGGATAAAGTAAGGAATTACACAAACCTTTCAAACAATAGTAACATTATGCTCACTTTTTGTACTAGCCTAGGAGAGTTAAAAGTTAAGTTATGTCATAATGTGCAAAATGAAGATGTGATCGAAATAAAAGTATGTGATCGAGAAAAATTTGAGCAATTAGTCAGCAGTCAGGAAGAGATAGGAAAGAATTGCTTATTAGGAGGATTAACTGTTTGCGATGCTATTAAGAAAGGATATTTTACAAGACCAGAAAATTCTGAAATAATACAGGATATATCTCAAGATACTGAGGAGAGGATGGATTGTATAGCTCAAGGAAATAATAAAGTAAATACAAAAAATATCTGGCAAAATATGTTAGAAACAAAAAGAGAAAGCAGTTGTGAGAGAGGGATGTAA
- a CDS encoding Rpn family recombination-promoting nuclease/putative transposase, which produces MTISKFLDARNDVAFKRIFGSEKNKDILIHFLNDILGFTGLGAILEVEFLTTVLDPEIASKKQSIVDILCKDSQNIKYIVEMQFTKTKGFEKRAQYYAAKAYSGQADQGDKYHNLKEIIFVAVADCIIFPDKIGYKSDHVILDRDSFEHDLKDIYFTFIELPKFSKTKEDQLENIVEKWCYFFKYAAETREEDLDKIVGSDLIIKRAYEEMNKFNWSEQELSAYEQGKKRLRDEIAALAQKFDEGKIEGKIEVVKAMLANDVDVNTIVKFTGLPLDEIKKLQKD; this is translated from the coding sequence ATGACTATTTCTAAATTTCTCGATGCTCGCAATGATGTTGCCTTCAAGAGAATATTCGGTTCTGAAAAGAATAAAGATATCCTCATTCACTTTCTTAATGATATTCTTGGTTTTACTGGTTTAGGTGCAATTTTGGAAGTTGAGTTTTTAACCACTGTTTTAGATCCTGAGATTGCCTCTAAAAAACAGAGCATAGTTGATATTTTATGTAAGGACTCTCAAAACATCAAATATATTGTCGAGATGCAATTCACTAAAACCAAAGGCTTTGAAAAACGTGCTCAATACTATGCCGCTAAAGCCTATTCAGGTCAAGCAGATCAAGGGGATAAATATCATAATCTTAAGGAAATAATCTTTGTTGCTGTTGCTGATTGCATTATTTTTCCTGACAAAATAGGCTATAAGTCAGATCATGTTATTTTAGATAGAGATAGCTTTGAGCATGATTTAAAAGACATCTACTTTACATTTATTGAACTACCCAAGTTTTCTAAGACTAAAGAAGATCAATTAGAAAATATTGTTGAAAAATGGTGTTATTTCTTTAAATATGCCGCAGAAACAAGGGAAGAGGACTTAGATAAAATAGTTGGTAGTGATTTAATTATTAAACGTGCCTATGAGGAAATGAATAAATTTAACTGGTCAGAACAAGAATTATCAGCCTATGAGCAAGGAAAAAAACGTCTTAGAGATGAAATCGCTGCTTTAGCTCAAAAATTCGATGAAGGGAAAATTGAAGGCAAAATTGAAGTGGTAAAGGCTATGCTAGCTAATGATGTTGATGTAAACACCATTGTCAAGTTTACCGGCTTACCTTTAGATGAGATCAAAAAATTACAAAAAGATTAA